DNA from Bradyrhizobium diazoefficiens USDA 110:
CCACCGAAGCGCTACGGTGTCGGCGACGTTGTCTTTTTCCGCGAGGGCGCGCACGCCAAATGGCACATCGAAGACTATGTGAAAAAGGTCGCCTTCCTGCGCCAGACCAATCCCGTCGGGCTCGGTTACGCTATCCGTGCCATCAACAAGCTTAAGCGCATGTCGTCAACCTTGGGCGGTCGTCGCTCCACCTAACTCGCACCCGTCAACGGCATTGCGGAGTGTGAAGCAACGACCTAGGTGCTCGCGCCTCTCGCATCGGCGCGCCGCGGCACGATCGGCGGCTTGGCATTCAGCGCCTCGACCTGGAACCCCGCGACGCGCTTGTAGTTCGCGGCGATGTCTTCCAGCTCGTGCTGCGACAGCACGTCGGTGACGACCTCAAAGCCGTCGGGCGCGCGCTCTTCGACCAGTTGCATCACCTGCTCGGGTCCGTTCTTGCGGTTGAGCAGGACGAGGTCGGTGGTCGCCGGCCTCCGCTCGGCCTCGTAGGCGAGCAGCGCTGCCTGCGTCGGGCCATGCGCCAGGATCTCGCGGGCGATGACGCGGGCATCGAGGATCGCCTGCGAGGCGCCGTTCGATCCGATCGGGTACATCGGATGCGCGGCATCCCCCATCAGCGTGACGCGGCCGAACGTCCACTGTGACACCGGATCGCGGTCGACCAGCGGATATTCGTAGGCGTGCGGGCAGTTCCGGATCAGGCCGGGCACGTCGAGCCAGTCGAACTGCCAGCTCTCGAACCACGGCAAGAACTCCTCCAGCCGCGCGGTGCGGTTATAGTCCTCGCGTCGCCACTGGTAGGTCGGCGGCATGTGGCGCTCGGCGACCCAGTTGATCAGATGGTTGCCCGCCGCATCCGGCACCTTGCTGATCGGATAGCAGACGAATTTCAGGATCTCGTGCCCGGCCATGATCATGGTGCGGCCGGTGAGGAATGCCTTTGCCGGCGTCACGCCGCGCCAGAGGATGCGGCCGTTCCAGATCGGCGGGCCTTCATCGGGATAGAGCTTTTCTCGTGCGGCGGAATGGATGCCGTCGGCGGCGATCATGATCGCGCCTTCGTAGGTGCCTGCGGCCTTGCCGGTCGCCTTGTCGATGAAATCGGCGCGGACGCCGTCCGCTGTCTCGGTCCAGCCGGTCAGATGATGGCTGGTGAGGATGCTGTCGCGGCCGAGCCGCTCGATTGCGGTGTCGAGCAGGAGCTGCTGCAGCGTGCCGCGATGGATCGAGAATTGCGGCCATTTGTAGCCGGCCTCCAGCCCGCGCGGCTCACTCCAGATCGGCTTGCCGTGCTTCGAGAAGTAGGCGAGCTCGCTTGTGCGCACGCCGCTGGCATCGAGCTTGTCGATCAGCCCGAGCTCGATCAGCTCGCGCACGGCATGCGGCAGCACGTTGATGCCGACGCCGAGTGGTTTCAGCTCCGCGACGCTCTCGAACACTTTTACGGGAACGCCGATTCCGTGCAGGCTGAGCGCAAGCGTTAGCCCGCCGATGCCGCCGCCGGCGATGAGTACCGTCATGACAAAGCCCCTCCGATTGCGGGCGTCTTGGCACAGGCGGGCGGATGTGGGCAACTGCGAAGAGGATGTCGTGCTATGGACCTCGGGGCCGACAGTCGTTAATTTCCAATTTTCCCATGAGGTCCGACATGCTCAAGCTCTACTACGCCACCGGCACCTGCGCGCTCGCTACCTACATCACCCTGGAGGAGGCCGGCGCCGACTACACGGCTGAACGGCTGAGCTTCAAGGACAATCAGCAGAACAGCCCGGACTATCTCGCCATCAACCCGAAGGGCCGCGTGCCCGCGCTGGTGACCGACCGCGGCGTCCTGACCGAGACGCCGGCGATGCTGGCCTATATCGCGCAGACCTTTCCCAAGGCGAAGCTCGCGCCGCTCGACGATCCCTTCGACTTCGCCCAGGTGCAGTCGTTCAATTCCTATCTCTGCTCGACCGTGCACATCAACCATGCGCACAAGATGCGCGGCGCGCGCTGGGCGACACAGGAGAGCTCGTTCGCCGACATGAAGGCGATGGTGCCGAAGACCATGGGCGCCTGCTTCGCCCTGATCGAGCAGAAGATGTTTAGGGGGCCGTGGGTGATGGGCGATCAGTTCACGATCTGCGATCCCTATCTTTACACCCTGTCGACCTGGCTCGAAGGCGACAGCGTCGACATCAACGCCACGCCGAAGATCGCCGATCATTTCAAGCGGATGTCGGAACGGCCTGCCGTGCGCAAGGTGATGGACGCGCAGAAGGCGTAAGAACGGCCACATATTCCCCTGTCGTCCCGGGCAAGCGAAGCGCAGACCCGGGACCCATAACCCCAGGGAGAGGTTTCGGCGCGAGCTGACAGCCACGAGTCTTCGCCAAACAGCGCCCTGGGGTTATGGGTCCCGGATCGGCGCGCGCTTGGGGCGCGCTTGTCCGGGACGACACCGTGCTTGTTGAAGCTGCATCCTATCCGGCCCTCCGCTTCTCCAACTCCCGTCCCGTCTCCAGCATCAGCCGCCGCAGCCAGATCGAGCCGGAATCCATCTGCGCGCGGGTCGGATAGAACATGAACTGCTCGTCGATGCCGGGGTCGAGCGGTGGGGTCACGGTGTCGAGGCCGAGCTGCCTCGACAGCGCCGCGATCAGCCGGCGCGGCACGAAGGCGACAAGGTCGGTGCGGGCGGCGACGTGCAGCGCTTCGAGATAGCCTGACACGACGAGTGCAATGTGCCGCTCGATGCCCTTGGCTCGCAGCCAGGTGTCGATCAGATCCTCACTATTGCCCCGGATGATCACGCCGACATGGCGCGCGGCGAGGAACGTCTCGCGCCGCTTCAGCTTGGCTCCCATGGGATGGCCGCGCCGCACCGCCAGCGCGTCGCTGTCGGTGTAGAGCAGCTGGCGGTGAAAGCCCTTGAAGGCGTTGCCGATCGAGATCACGAGGTCGATGGTGCGGGCGAACTCGGCGTGGAAGATCGCAGGCCCCCGCCACGGCACGACATCGACGCGAACGTTGGGCGCGGCCCGCGTCACTTTCTCCATCAAGGGCGGCATCAACAGCTCGACCGCGAGGTCCGGCATCATCAGGCGGAATTGCCGTTCGCTGCGCGCGGCGTCGAATTCATCCGGCACGAACAGCCCGCGCACCTGATCGAGCGCCTGTGCCAGCGGCGCGCGCAGGGCCTGTGCCCGCGGCGTCAGCTCCATGCGCGCGCCGGTGCGCACCAGCAGCGGGTCGCCGAAGATGTCGCGCAGGCGTTGCAACGCGTGGCTCGTCGCCGGCTGTGACAGGCCGATCCTCATGGCCGCGCGGCTGACATTGGCTTCGCGCAGCAGCGCGTCGAGTGCGGTCAAGAGGTTCAGGTCAAGCGAATTCAAATTCATGAGGCGAATAGATATCATATTGGCTATCGATTTGAAGAATGCTGATCGGCGGACGATGATCTCCCCGACGCCACCACACGGAGATGCCGCCATGAGCGCTGCCGCCAACAAGAAACTGATGCAGGATATTTTCGCCGCCGCCGCCAACCCCGATCCGGGCGCGCGCGACCGCGCCCTGTTCACCGCAAGCCTCGCCGACGATGCCAGATGGGTCGTGACCGGCCAGTATTCCTGGTCGCGCACCTTCACCGGCAAGGAAGCGATCCTCAACGATCTGCACGGCTATGTGCGCACCCGCCTGCGCGACCGGACGCGCACCGTTGCCCACCGCTTTATCGCCGATAGCGACATCGTCGTGGTCGAAGCCAAGGGCGACAACGTCACGCCGGAAGGCGTGCGCTACGACAACGATTACTGCCTGGTGTTTCGCCTGGAGGGCGGCAGGATCAAGGAGATCCGGGAATATTGCGACTCGGTCCTGACCGAGAAGGCGCTCGGCCCGTTTCCGCAAACACCCGCGAGGGCCGCGAGCTGACCGGATTGATCGACGTCGCGCCGACCGACCGACCCGGTCCGTTACGGCCGTCAATGGTCGTGCGGGCCTGGCGGACGCTGGTGGAGATCATGCGGATCGGGCGGGAGCGGTCCCGGGCCCGGTGCCAGCTCGCTGCCATGACCGAGCGGGAGCTGCAGGACTGCGGGATGACCCGGTCGGAGATTGCGTACGAGCTGCATAAGCCCCGCCGGCGAAGTTAAGATCGGAAGGCGTTGCCTCGCCCCCGCTGGAAGCGGTCGAGAACGCGCTTGGCAAAATGACGCAGGGGCGGCCTGACGAACGTCCATCGGGACGCTCCATGCAGCGATCTGCATGCGCCTGCGGGCCTTGCGCCAAAACCTTGCGCAACTGCCGATAAAATCAGCAGTTCTGCTGCGATCCTTCGCGCGCACGCGCGAAGGATTAGAAGGTTCAATTAACGAGTGTCCCCCATTGTGTCGCGGTGCAGCGTGGGTCGCCGAGCAACGACCCACGGCTGCCAGGGTGGCCGGTGACGATCGCCGGACGTTCGGCCGCTCGAATTCACATGCATCTGGGTGGACAGTGGGAATGCCGAAATTTCGTTTGCGGATCAGGGGACGCCTGTACGCAGGCTTCATGGCCTTGGTGGCGGTCGGTCTCGTGATGGCGGTGGTCGCCATCTGGAACTTGCGGGCCGTGCAGGATCAGGTCGCAAAACTCTCGGCGTTCTCGGACAGCACGGCGCGGGTTCTGGAGATCTCGACCCATCTCCAGGCGATCCAGCGGGCCAATCTGCGCTACATCTACGACGCCAGCGAACCTGCGATGAAGGAAGCTTCTGAACGGGAAGCCGCGGCGACCGAGCTGTTGAAGGTCGGAGCGCAGGGGACGGCCTCCGAGGAGCGGCGTAAGCTCTACGAAGATCTCATCACCGACATCGCCAGGATGCGGAGCCTGCGTGACAATCTCGGCGACGCCGTCAACGAGGCGCGAACCGGCAAGGCGACGCTGTTGCCGAGCGGCGACGAACTGACCGTCAAGATGGGCAAGCTGGTCGATACGGCGCGCGCAGCCGTTGACGAAGACACCGCGGCCCTCGTTGCGGACCTCGAATCCAGGCTCCTTCTCGTCCAGATCGCGAACTGGCGTTTCTTGGCCCTGCGCGACACCAAGGGGCCGGCCAACTTCAGGACGAATGTCGACAGGGCCATGCAGCGGCTCACGGCGCTCGAAAAGAGCCCGCAGGCGACGGAATTGCGCGCCACGCTCGCGCCGGTGAAGACCTCGCTCGGAATCTACAAATCCGCGTTCGAGACGACGTCGGCCGCGATGCTCCAGGCCGACGAGATCTATCACAAGAACCTCGCCCCGCTCATCGTCGAGAGCATCGGCAAGCTCAAGGTCGCCGAAACCACCCTGAAGAAGGACTACAAGGATTCGCGTACCACCGCCGAAGCCGTGATCGAGGGCACGACGTCCGTGCAGGCGATCGCGGGCGGCCTCGCCGTTCTGTTCGGGTTGATCGTCGCCTTCCTGATCGCCCGCAGCATCGTCGGTCCCCTGACCTCGATGACGCGCGCGATGGGGCTGCTCGCCGGTGGCAATCTCGAGGTCGAGATTCCCGGCCGCGGCAAGGCCGACGAGATCGGCGACATGGCCAAGGCGATCGAGGTGTTCAAGAACAACATGGTCGACACCGAGCGCATGCGCGCGGAGCAGGTGGAGGTCGAGGCGCGGCAGGCCGAGGGCCGCAAGAAAGACATGGTCCGGCTCGCCGACCAGTTCGAGCAGGCGGTCGGCGAGATCGTCGACACCGTGTCGTCGGCATCGAACGAGTTGGAGGCCTCGGCCGGCACGTTGACCACGACCGCCTCGCGGGCCCAGGACCTGTCCACGGAAGTCGCCAGCGCCTCACAAGAGGCCTCGGCCAACGTACAGGCGGTTGCCTCCGCGACCGAGGAGCTGTCCTCCTCGGTTTCGGAGATCGCCCGCCAGGTGCAGGAATCCGCCCGCATCGCCAGCGAGGCGGTGGGGCAGGCGAGCAGGACCAACGACCGGGTCGGCGAGCTCTCCAAGGCCGCCGCCCGCATCGGCGACGTGGTCGAGCTGATCAGCACCATCGCCGGCCAGACCAATCTGCTGGCGCTGAACGCCACCATCGAGGCGGCGCGCGCGGGCGAGGCCGGCCGCGGCTTTGCCGTGGTTGCCTCCGAGGTCAAGGCGCTGGCCGAGCAGACCGCGAAAGCGACCGGTGAGATCGGCCAGCAGATTTCCAACATCCAGGCCGCTACCGAGCAATCCGTCGGCGCCATCAGGGAGATCAGCGGCACGATCGAGCGGCTGTCGGAGATCTCGTCGACGGTCGCGGCGGCCGTGGAGCAGCAGGGCGCGGCGACGCAGGAAATCTCCCGCAACGTCCAGCAGGCGGCCCACGGCACCCAGCGCGTCTCGACCAATATCGGCGACGTGCAGCGCGGCGCCTCCGAGACCGGTTCGGCCTCCTCGCAGGTGCTCTCGGCGGCGCGCTCGCTGTCGGCCGACAGCAACCGGCTGAAGCAGGAAGTCGCGAGGTTCCTGAACTCGGTCCACGCCGCCTGATCGGCGCGGGCGTCTCAAGAGCAAAGGTCCACGCGCATGCGCGTGGACCTGCGCGGCGCGGGTGGATCCTTCAGCTCGATCGCGCGGGCAGCTGCTCGATGCCCGGATAAATTCGTCGATACAATTTTGCTGGGCGTGCGACTCGCACTGCGCCCTGGCGCAAACCGCGTCGGACAGTTTCGATTGCCACATTCCTGTTCAGATGATTGCAGACCTGGCGGTGCCCGCCATCTCCGCGGGCATTCTTTCGTGCGATCCTCCGTAGTCGACGCGTGGCAAAT
Protein-coding regions in this window:
- a CDS encoding flavin-dependent oxidoreductase yields the protein MTVLIAGGGIGGLTLALSLHGIGVPVKVFESVAELKPLGVGINVLPHAVRELIELGLIDKLDASGVRTSELAYFSKHGKPIWSEPRGLEAGYKWPQFSIHRGTLQQLLLDTAIERLGRDSILTSHHLTGWTETADGVRADFIDKATGKAAGTYEGAIMIAADGIHSAAREKLYPDEGPPIWNGRILWRGVTPAKAFLTGRTMIMAGHEILKFVCYPISKVPDAAGNHLINWVAERHMPPTYQWRREDYNRTARLEEFLPWFESWQFDWLDVPGLIRNCPHAYEYPLVDRDPVSQWTFGRVTLMGDAAHPMYPIGSNGASQAILDARVIAREILAHGPTQAALLAYEAERRPATTDLVLLNRKNGPEQVMQLVEERAPDGFEVVTDVLSQHELEDIAANYKRVAGFQVEALNAKPPIVPRRADARGAST
- a CDS encoding glutathione S-transferase family protein — its product is MLKLYYATGTCALATYITLEEAGADYTAERLSFKDNQQNSPDYLAINPKGRVPALVTDRGVLTETPAMLAYIAQTFPKAKLAPLDDPFDFAQVQSFNSYLCSTVHINHAHKMRGARWATQESSFADMKAMVPKTMGACFALIEQKMFRGPWVMGDQFTICDPYLYTLSTWLEGDSVDINATPKIADHFKRMSERPAVRKVMDAQKA
- a CDS encoding LysR family transcriptional regulator; translated protein: MNLNSLDLNLLTALDALLREANVSRAAMRIGLSQPATSHALQRLRDIFGDPLLVRTGARMELTPRAQALRAPLAQALDQVRGLFVPDEFDAARSERQFRLMMPDLAVELLMPPLMEKVTRAAPNVRVDVVPWRGPAIFHAEFARTIDLVISIGNAFKGFHRQLLYTDSDALAVRRGHPMGAKLKRRETFLAARHVGVIIRGNSEDLIDTWLRAKGIERHIALVVSGYLEALHVAARTDLVAFVPRRLIAALSRQLGLDTVTPPLDPGIDEQFMFYPTRAQMDSGSIWLRRLMLETGRELEKRRAG
- a CDS encoding nuclear transport factor 2 family protein, with amino-acid sequence MSAAANKKLMQDIFAAAANPDPGARDRALFTASLADDARWVVTGQYSWSRTFTGKEAILNDLHGYVRTRLRDRTRTVAHRFIADSDIVVVEAKGDNVTPEGVRYDNDYCLVFRLEGGRIKEIREYCDSVLTEKALGPFPQTPARAAS
- a CDS encoding DUF1127 domain-containing protein; protein product: MRIGRERSRARCQLAAMTERELQDCGMTRSEIAYELHKPRRRS
- a CDS encoding HAMP domain-containing methyl-accepting chemotaxis protein, which produces MPKFRLRIRGRLYAGFMALVAVGLVMAVVAIWNLRAVQDQVAKLSAFSDSTARVLEISTHLQAIQRANLRYIYDASEPAMKEASEREAAATELLKVGAQGTASEERRKLYEDLITDIARMRSLRDNLGDAVNEARTGKATLLPSGDELTVKMGKLVDTARAAVDEDTAALVADLESRLLLVQIANWRFLALRDTKGPANFRTNVDRAMQRLTALEKSPQATELRATLAPVKTSLGIYKSAFETTSAAMLQADEIYHKNLAPLIVESIGKLKVAETTLKKDYKDSRTTAEAVIEGTTSVQAIAGGLAVLFGLIVAFLIARSIVGPLTSMTRAMGLLAGGNLEVEIPGRGKADEIGDMAKAIEVFKNNMVDTERMRAEQVEVEARQAEGRKKDMVRLADQFEQAVGEIVDTVSSASNELEASAGTLTTTASRAQDLSTEVASASQEASANVQAVASATEELSSSVSEIARQVQESARIASEAVGQASRTNDRVGELSKAAARIGDVVELISTIAGQTNLLALNATIEAARAGEAGRGFAVVASEVKALAEQTAKATGEIGQQISNIQAATEQSVGAIREISGTIERLSEISSTVAAAVEQQGAATQEISRNVQQAAHGTQRVSTNIGDVQRGASETGSASSQVLSAARSLSADSNRLKQEVARFLNSVHAA